The stretch of DNA CGCAATGCGCCACGAGTGGCGGCAACGGCGATCCGCGATTAACCTCAGCCCCGAGGAACATCGGAATGAAGCCTGACGCGCCGAGTGGTGATCCACGATGGAGGGAGGGTTGACGGGACCTGAATTCGTGGATGTGCTGCTGCACGAGTTTCCCGAACTCGAGGAAGACGTTCGGGACAACGATGGGCTGCTGCACATGCAGATGGGCGATTTCGCGGGGCTGATGCAGCGCGCGATCAACGAGCGGGACCTGCCCCGGCTGAAGCGCTGCGTGCACTTGGCGCAGCGTGTCTGGCAGACGGGCGAGGCGCATCTTCGCAACGCGCTCAGCGTTTCCTGCCTGGAACACCTCGCGTTCAGGGGCACCACGGGGCAGGAGGCGTTCGCCCTGCTGACGCGGGAACTGCGTGAAGAGTGGGAAAAGCTGGATCGCTTTCAGGCCAGCCTCGCCACCCCGCCCCGAAAGCGCCGCTGATGTCGTAAACCGTGACGCGCTTCTCTGGTGCGTGGGGATAGGAACCCGCAGTTTGCGCCAGAGATGATCATCATCGCGCGCCCGCCGGGCTGATGCCCGCTCCTCCCGCGGTTCCCCGCCGCCGCGCCACCCGTGGCGCCAACCGATACACCCGACACACGGATCACGATGGGTACCGGACGGCTCGAAGCGTTCAGCGACGGAGTTCTCGCCATCATCCTCACCATCATGGTGCTGCAGCTGAAGGTGCCGCACGACGCCAGCCTCTCCGGGCTGACCCCGCTCATCCCCGTGTTCCTGAGCTACGTGCTGAGCTTTGTGTACGTGGGCATCTACTGGAACAACCATCACCACATGCTTCACGTCACCGAGCACGTGGATGGCGCGATCCTGTGGGCCAACCTGCACCTGCTGTTCTGGCTCTCGCTGATCCCCTTTGTCACCGGCTGGATGGGCGAAAACCACTTCGCCTCCGCGCCCGCGGCCGTCTACGGATTCGTGATGCTGATGGCGGCAATCGCGTACTGGCTGCTGCAGCGCGTCATCATCCGGCGCGAGGGGCACGATTCGCTGCTGGCGCGGGCCACCGCGCGCGACCTCAAGGGAAAGCTGTCTCCCGTTCTCTACCTGATCGCGATTCCAATGGCGTTCGTG from Longimicrobium terrae encodes:
- a CDS encoding DUF7674 family protein — encoded protein: MTGPEFVDVLLHEFPELEEDVRDNDGLLHMQMGDFAGLMQRAINERDLPRLKRCVHLAQRVWQTGEAHLRNALSVSCLEHLAFRGTTGQEAFALLTRELREEWEKLDRFQASLATPPRKRR
- a CDS encoding TMEM175 family protein, whose protein sequence is MGTGRLEAFSDGVLAIILTIMVLQLKVPHDASLSGLTPLIPVFLSYVLSFVYVGIYWNNHHHMLHVTEHVDGAILWANLHLLFWLSLIPFVTGWMGENHFASAPAAVYGFVMLMAAIAYWLLQRVIIRREGHDSLLARATARDLKGKLSPVLYLIAIPMAFVQPAIAGALYVVVALVWLIPDSRIERALATRAA